In the Choloepus didactylus isolate mChoDid1 chromosome 5, mChoDid1.pri, whole genome shotgun sequence genome, one interval contains:
- the LOC119535394 gene encoding LOW QUALITY PROTEIN: homeodomain-interacting protein kinase 3-like (The sequence of the model RefSeq protein was modified relative to this genomic sequence to represent the inferred CDS: deleted 1 base in 1 codon): MASQVLVYPPYIYQTQSSACCSVKKLKVEPSSCVFQERNYPRTYVNGRNFGNSHPPTKGSAFQTKIPFNRPRGHNFSLQTSAVVLKNTAGATKVIAAPAQQAQVEAPQIGVWRNRLNLLEGPQRCGLKRKSEELDNQNSAMQIVDGLSILPAVLQTNMGNPVTVVTTTTGSKQNCTTGEGDYQLVQHEVLCSMKNTYEVLDFLGGGTFGQVVKCWKRGTNEIVAIKILKNHPSYARQGQIEVSILTRLSTENADEYNFLRAYECFQHRNHTCLVFEMLEENLYDFLRQNKFSPLPLKK; encoded by the exons ATGGCCTCACAAGTCTTGGTCTACCCACCATATATTTATCAAACTCAGTCAAGTGCCTGTTGTAGTGTGAAGAAACTCAAAGTAGAGCCAAGCAGTTGTGTATTCCAGGAAAGAAACTATCCACGGACCTATGTGAATGGTAGAAACTTTGGAAATTCTCATCCGCCCACAAAGGGTAGTGCTTTTCAAACAAAGATCCCATTTAACAGACCTCGAGGACACAACTTTTCATTGCAGACAAGtgctgttgtttta aaaaacactgcGGGTGCTACAAAGGTCATAGCAGCTCCAGCACAGCAAGCTCAAGTGGAGGCACCTCAGATTGGGGTGTGGAGAAACAGGTTAAATTTACTAGAAGGCCCCCAGCGATGTGGATTGAAACGCAAGAGTGAGGAGTTGGATAATCAGAATAGCGCGATGCAGATTGTCGATGGATTGTCCATACTTCCTGCAGTGTTGCAAACCAACATGGGAAATCCAGTGACAGTTGTGACAACTACCACAGGATCAAAACAGAATTGTACCACTGGAGAAGGGGACTATCAGTTAGTGCAGCATGAAGTCTTAtgctccatgaaaaatacttatGAAGTCCTTGATTTTCTTGGTGGAGGCACTTTTGGCCAAGTAGTTAAATGCTGGAAGAGAGGGACAAATGAAATTGTGGCAATCAAAATTTTGAAGAATCACCCTTCTTATGCACGTCAAGGTCAAATAGAAGTGAGCATATTAACAAGGCTTAGTACTGAAAATGCTgatgaatataattttttacGAGCTTATGAATGCTTTCAACACCGTAACCATACTTGCTTAGTCTTTGAGATGCTGGAAGAAAACCTGTATGATTTTCTGAGACAAAATAAATTCAGTCCCCTGccactgaaaaaataa